The following coding sequences lie in one Montipora foliosa isolate CH-2021 chromosome 11, ASM3666993v2, whole genome shotgun sequence genomic window:
- the LOC137976026 gene encoding L-serine dehydratase/L-threonine deaminase-like isoform X1, with product MDPLHIRTPLLESHPMTKLSEFPVYLKLENVQPVSSFKIRGVGNLCQKAMEKGCNHMVCSSGGNAGLAAAYAARKLDVSCTVVVPGTTPQFMVDRLREEGATVKICGNSWDDADALALELAKQPGYAYIPPFNHPDIWEGVATVIQESAEQLPEKPSAVVVSVGGGGLLSGVLQGMHDVGWDDVPLIAMETYGAHSFDAAVQAGELVTLDKITSVAKCLGARTVASKALEWTHNHKIINHVCSDQEAVLACERFADDHRMLVEPACGASLACVYERLFRLWQEQGKLAEMKSVLVIVCGGNIVSLKALKEWKEKLGLFS from the exons ATGGACCCACTTCATATTAGAACACCATTACTGGAAAGTCACCCTATGACCAAACTGTCTGAGTTTCCCGTttatttaaaacttgaaaatgtacAGCCAGTGTCATCATTTAAGATTCGAGGAGTTGGGAATCTCTGCCAAAAG GCCATGGAAAAGGGCTGCAATCACATGGTGTGTTCATCAG GTGGCAATGCTGGTCTTGCAGCTGCTTATGCAGCAAGGAAGCTTGATGTCTCCTGCACTGTAGTGGTACCTGGTACAACACCACAGTTTATGGTGGACAGGCTTCGCGAGGAGGGAGCAACAGTTAAGATTTGTGGAAAT TCTTGGGATGATGCTGATGCCCTAGCACTGGAGCTTGCCAAACAGCCAG GGTATGCCTACATCCCACCCTTTAATCATCCTGATATCTG ggaggGTGTAGCAACTGTCATTCAAGAGTCAGCAGAACAGCTTCCTGAGAAACCAAGTGCTGTGGTAGTGTCTGTCGGGGGAGGGGGCCTCTTGTCTGGTGTTCTACAAGGCATGCATGACGTAGGGTGGGATGATGTCCCACTCATTGCCATGGAAACTTATGGAGCACATAGTTTTGATGCAGCAGTTCAGGCAGGAGAGCTAGTTACATTAGACAAAATTACAAG TGTTGCCAAGTGTCTTGGTGCAAGGACAGTGGCTTCTAAAGCACTTGAATGGACACACAATCACAAGATAATTAACCATGTATGTAGCGACCAAGAAGCTGTTTTGGCTTGTGAACGATTTGCAG ACGATCATCGCATGTTGGTGGAGCCAGCATGCGGAGCTTCATTAGCGTGTGTGTATGAACGACTTTTTCGCCTGTGGCAAGAGCAAGGAAAGCTGGCGGAAATGAAGTCGGTTCTTGTCATTGTCTGCGGTGGAAACATAGTGTCTTTGAAGGCTTTGAAAGAATGGAAGGAAAAACTTGGACTGTTTTCATAA
- the LOC137976026 gene encoding L-serine dehydratase/L-threonine deaminase-like isoform X2: MDPLHIRTPLLESHPMTKLSEFPVYLKLENVQPVSSFKIRGVGNLCQKAMEKGCNHMVCSSGGNAGLAAAYAARKLDVSCTVVVPGTTPQFMVDRLREEGATVKICGNSWDDADALALELAKQPGYAYIPPFNHPDIWEGVATVIQESAEQLPEKPSAVVVSVGGGGLLSGVLQGMHDVGWDDVPLIAMETYGAHSFDAAVQAGELVTLDKITSVAKCLGARTVASKALEWTHNHKIINHVCSDQEAVLACERFAGG, from the exons ATGGACCCACTTCATATTAGAACACCATTACTGGAAAGTCACCCTATGACCAAACTGTCTGAGTTTCCCGTttatttaaaacttgaaaatgtacAGCCAGTGTCATCATTTAAGATTCGAGGAGTTGGGAATCTCTGCCAAAAG GCCATGGAAAAGGGCTGCAATCACATGGTGTGTTCATCAG GTGGCAATGCTGGTCTTGCAGCTGCTTATGCAGCAAGGAAGCTTGATGTCTCCTGCACTGTAGTGGTACCTGGTACAACACCACAGTTTATGGTGGACAGGCTTCGCGAGGAGGGAGCAACAGTTAAGATTTGTGGAAAT TCTTGGGATGATGCTGATGCCCTAGCACTGGAGCTTGCCAAACAGCCAG GGTATGCCTACATCCCACCCTTTAATCATCCTGATATCTG ggaggGTGTAGCAACTGTCATTCAAGAGTCAGCAGAACAGCTTCCTGAGAAACCAAGTGCTGTGGTAGTGTCTGTCGGGGGAGGGGGCCTCTTGTCTGGTGTTCTACAAGGCATGCATGACGTAGGGTGGGATGATGTCCCACTCATTGCCATGGAAACTTATGGAGCACATAGTTTTGATGCAGCAGTTCAGGCAGGAGAGCTAGTTACATTAGACAAAATTACAAG TGTTGCCAAGTGTCTTGGTGCAAGGACAGTGGCTTCTAAAGCACTTGAATGGACACACAATCACAAGATAATTAACCATGTATGTAGCGACCAAGAAGCTGTTTTGGCTTGTGAACGATTTGCAG